Genomic window (Gemmatimonadales bacterium):
ACCTCGCCGTGCAGCCACGCGTCGCGCTGCGCCCGTGCCGGTCGCCTTTGTGGCGCGCGGCGGCGGGCGTGCTGCTCGTAGTACTTCGACGAAGCGATCGGCAGCACTGCACAGATCGGCTCGACTCCGTACTGCGCGCGGTGGGCATCAATGAACCCCACCATCACGTCCTGCGGCGGTCGAGCTCCGCCTAGGCAAAGTACGCCGAGGTAGACTCAAGTGGTCAATGCAACACCCTCGTTGATACTCCTTCATCGGAGGTGGGGCATGGCAAAGATCGGTCGACCGGGGTTGCCGTCGGACAAGCGCCAGCAAGTGTGGGAGCTGCGTAAGCAAGGGAAGTCCACCAGTGAGATTGCACGGACGATCGGCGCACCGCCCGGATCGATCTTCTCGATCTTTCTGCCGTTCGGTGGCTACTACCAAGCGCCGCAGCGTCGTCGGACGACCGCGCTGACCTTGGCGGAACGCGAAGAGATCTCGCAAGGGCTCGCCGCCCAGGAGTCGTACCGTGCCATTGGACGTCGACTCGGGCGGCCCGCCTCGACGATCGCGCGGGAGATTGGCCGGAATCGGGCGCCCG
Coding sequences:
- a CDS encoding helix-turn-helix domain-containing protein, giving the protein MAKIGRPGLPSDKRQQVWELRKQGKSTSEIARTIGAPPGSIFSIFLPFGGYYQAPQRRRTTALTLAEREEISQGLAAQESYRAIGRRLGRPASTIAREIGRNRAPVGTGPSMRMTERDAAPDGRSRVISQRTRPCATTWRPDSRRTGRQSRPLACSRSSIRKTMPCGSRTKRSTSLCS